In Takifugu flavidus isolate HTHZ2018 chromosome 13, ASM371156v2, whole genome shotgun sequence, the following are encoded in one genomic region:
- the si:dkeyp-59c12.1 gene encoding ras-related and estrogen-regulated growth inhibitor-like protein: MILNLTGHRRKAHEESVLVFVHPWLRPPLCYNSSITLPPLHMDLTMDANIAVLGKESVGKSALTVRLLTRRFIGEYGDIQSVYSHSLAVDGREITLNIWDSPYSQDFCVETSLFAKKVRWADGYVLVYSICDRASFNTVCRLVHAIKSARDYLDAGKAPIIIVGNKRDLHHRRTVPSEEGRLLALKTDCPFYEVSAAENYHGVLMVFHGLVGRMRDAKPHAKRPLGFRGIVKSMSAVFTRRRMDSF, translated from the exons ATGATCCTAAACCTGACTGGCCACAGGAGGAAGGCGCACGAAGAAAGTGTGCTCGTCTTCGTGCAcccgtggctccgcccacctctcTGTTATAACAGCAGCATCACCCTCCCTCCGCTACACATGGATCTGACAATGGATGCCAACATTGCTGTGTTGGGGAAAGAAAGTGTGGGCAAATCAG CTCTGACCGTGCGCCTCCTCACCCGGAGGTTCATCGGAGAGTACGGAGACATTC AATCCGTCTACAGCCACAGTTTGGCGGTGGACGGGAGGGAAATCACTCTGAATATTTGGGACTCGCCTTATTCGCAG GACTTTTGCGTGGAGACGTCGCTCTTCGCCAAGAAGGTGCGGTGGGCGGATGGTTACGTTCTTGTCTACAGCATCTGTGACCGGGCCAGCTTCAACACCGTCTGCAGGCTGGTCCACGCCATCAAGTCCGCCAGAGACTACCTGGATGCAGGGAAGGCTCCCATAATTATCGTGGGCAACAAAAGGGACCTCCACCACAGGCGGACTGTGCCGAGCGAGGAGGGCCGGCTGCTGGCCCTCAAGACGGACTGCCCCTTTTACGAGGTGTCAGCGGCGGAGAACTACCACGGCGTGCTCATGGTGTTTCACGGGCTGGTGGGGAGGATGAGGGACGCTAAGCCGCACGCCAAGCGGCCGCTGGGCTTCCGGGGCATCGTGAAAAGCATGTCCGCGGTGTTCACCAGGAGACGGATGGACT